AGCTTCATAGAACTTTTCACCACGTTGTGCATTGAATACTGAATTGTTTTCCTCTATAAAGCTTCCTAGATAAAAGTCGTTACTAAACTTCTTGTTGATTGTTTTGCTATAGTTTAAACGTGCTGTTCCGTTTAAGGAGTTAAATACCTGTTCATATGTTGACATATAACCTCCAAGAGAATAGGCTTCTCTGGAATAGGGATGGTAAACCAGCGTTCCAAGTGTTGCAAAGTGATTGACACCAACGATACCTGTTGCTGTTAATCCTTTTGTGATTGTTCCCGTCACGTTAACATTACCCGTTAAGTTGTTGTTCTTATCATTAGACTTATTCTTATTAACATCCCAGAATGGATTGTTTAACTCTAATGATGGAGCTACATTACGGATAATTTTTCTTGTTCCATCAGCATTCATATAATCCCGTGCATCAACATCTGTTGGATAGGTCATCAGGTTGGTATAAAAACTTCCTGCGCCCTTTGAGGCTTTATCATTATCTGAAGTTGTATAAGCCCAGGTAGTATTTAATTTAATATTCTTGCTTAGCTGTGCAAAAGAAGAAAACCTGAAGTTAAAGCGGGTTAAATTAGTGTTTGGCACTACACCACCATAATCAGAATACCCGGCAGAAAAGCGATAATTCAAGTCATTTGAACCTGCTTCCAATGAAAAGTTATGTGTTTGGCTAAAAGCAGTTTGGAAGAAGTTTTTAATGTTATCGTAGAATTGTGTGCCTTCATCGTATTTGGGGCCAAAATAGGAATACCCGTATGTGCCATAAGCAGCTGGATCATAGGCTCCGTTAGTACCTCTGGAATAAACTTGTTGCACTTTAGGGAATCGATAAACTTCAGAATAAGAAAACGAGTTGCTATAAGTAATCTTTGCTTTACCACTACGTCCCTTTTTAGTTGTGATAACAATTGCACCGCTGGCACCATCCGACCCGTATAAAGCTGTGGCTTCAGGTCCTTTTAAAATGGTAACGCTTTCAATATCATCTGGGTTAATGTCTGCAATTCGGTTAGTATAGTCACTATTTCTATTGGCTAAAGCTAGATTTCCGGTACCTGATAATGCGGTGCTGGATGCGCCAGGAATATCATTCTGATCTACCGATCCATTGCTTTGCGGCATACCATCAACTACAAATAGTGGCTGGTTGTTACCACCAATAGAAGTACCAGCTCTAAGCATGATTTGCGTACTTGCACCTGGTAATCCGGAAGTTGAAGTAACTGTTAAACCTGGAACACGTCCAGCTAATGAATTCAAAAAGTTATCTCTTTTTGTTTGAGCAATATCTTCACCTTTAACAGAAGTAACTTGGTAAGAAAGCTCTCTTTTATTCTTCTTCTGTCCATAGCCGGTTACTACTACATTTTGCAGTTCGTTTTCAGAAGATACAAGTCGAATATTGATCATCTGGTTATCCTGTACCACTACTGATTTTGTAACAAATCCTACAAACGTGAATGTAAGAGTCTGTCCTTTTTCGGCTTGAATGGAATAATAGCCTGCTGAATTTGTTTGTGTTCTTTTACTAAGCGAGGTGTTCGTTACTGTGACACCAAGTAGGGGAGTGTTGTCATCATCCGATATCACCGTACCGGAAATTTGTTGTTGCTGGGCAAAGCCTGAGGATGCCACAAATAGGCATAAGGCTGCCATAAGCAGTCGGTTTAATACATCCATAAACAGTAAATAATTTAAGGGTTAAATTTATGTAAAAAAAACTACAGATGAGCTTAAGGGTTATGGTAAGAGACTGATTTATACGCTATTTATACATTTGAAACTTTTGTTTTATAAAGGTTTACACTTAAGAGTGGGGGGTAAGAGTTAAGTTTGATTGATAAGGCCCAAAACAATTTTTTTATTAAAACAGTAGGGAGAGAATAGATTTTGCATCTTAAAGAAGCATCTATTTACCAACAGATTTTATTGTAATATTTGTATCTATTACTTACTTACATGGTTTTACATACATTAGGCAACTTTGCAATGACTGGAATCCCAGTGCTCTTGAATTGACTTTTTATATACCAAATCAAATTTCTGCTAGCGTTAATCAGATCTGAATTAACTATTCGGGTTCACGAATAGCGGTTAAGCATTCCCCAAAAAAGGCTAGTGAAATATAGTTAGAGTAGATTTTGTAAATATTCCAAAGGAATCCCGACTAACAAACATTTCCGATGCTTAGCTACAATTATTAAAGTCGTATTTAATTTTTAGATACATAAAAAAAGAGACCGCCTAATAGTAGGCGGTCTCTTAATAATAGCTTTATAATAGATAGGTAAGTTCCTACCAGCCTGTTGTCTGAGTAAGATTAAAGCCTTTCTCTTTATATTGAACAATCTGAGATTGACCAACTGGAGACAGATAAACGCGATCAGTAAAGGCATTTCTGTTTGCAGCGCTTTCAACCATCCAGAAGCCAACCATTGCACTGGCATTTGTTCCATCCCAAGTTACAATAGTACCGTCATCTTTCTTAACTCTGATTTTTCCTTTGTTTGCAGTTGTTAGGTAGCTAGGAATCTCTGCTTGTACATTTACCCAAGGACCAAGAAGATAATCAGGGTTTGAGCTAAAGTTCATGTAGCTAAGCTTTTTCCATCTCTTAAGGTCCAATAAGCGGGTGTGTTCAAATACAAATTCCATTCTTCTTTCACGACGGATTTCCCAAATCAATGCTGGTACATCGGCGTCACGTGCAGGATCGTTAGGTATTGCTGCTAATTGAAGAGGCGCTGTTTTTTGCACTCCTTTAGAAATAGCGTCACCATCCAGAGGACGGTTACGTATAGCATTAATGGATTTATTCAGGTCAGTCTGGCTTACGGCTGCACTACCAAAATATTGAGCTAGTACTGCTTTTGCTTCAATCCAGTTCAACACCACTTCTGCCAATCGAATAATTGGGGCATCGCTGGTATTGGTATTACTACCCCATGCTGGAGGATATGTTTTATTAATATAAGTGATAGCCTCTCTTGACGCAAACTTATAACCATATAAAAGGGTAGCTGATGCAGCAAGTGGTTTGTCAATAAACGAAGCTTCAAAACGAGGGTCTCTTGTTTTCACTAAATCAGCAATTGCAAAACTTTTGGCATTGGTAACAGTAGAGTTTTGCCAAACATTTCCATCATTCGCAATAAAGGATTTGATTAAAACCAAGTTAGGATCTACGCCAACAACCTCAGTGCCATTTGAATAGGAACCAATAGCGTGAGTTATATTCAAGGCAGCATCATATTTTCTGTAAAGTATAACTTCTGGATGCCCGGCTAAATCGTCGGACGAGAAGATAGATTTAAAATCTTTGCTGAAGTTATATTTATTGCTATTCATTACAATTTCAGATGCTTCTACAGCAAATTCAAGATATTTCTTTGCTCTTGCAGCATCTAAACCATGATAATGCTGAAATGTTCCTTCAAATAGCATAAAACGAGAAATAAAAGCAGCAGCAATATATTTATTCATATATTGAGTACCATCATTATCCCTCATGTTTGCAAGTGCATATTTAAAGTCATCATACACTTTATCCATCACTACGCCCCGGTTATCTCTGTCTTTGTATAAAGTTTGCAAATCAGAATAGTCAACTAATTTGTCAAAATAAGGAACATCGCCAAATACGCTTACTAAACGGGAGTATTCAAACCCTCTGAAAAATCTTCCAACAGCAGTCCAGTGTTTGTATGCTTCATCAGAAAGTTTTGGCTTTACTACATTATCCAAACGGTCCAATAAAATGTTTGATTTACGAACCCAAGCAAAGTTCCATGTAGGTCCGGCATAAGAAGACATCCACGCAGCTGTTTCTGAAGAGGAGCCTCTAGATGCAGGAATACTACTTTCAAAACTTGTTTGTGCATTTTTGCCAGTTAGATCATCGGAGAAAGTATATCCTCTAACAGGTGAGTAATCTACTCCAAATCCAGTATTGTAACCAGAAAAATAATACGGATAATATGAGTTTGCATACATGCGAACATCATCTTCATTTCTCCAATATTGATCATCAAGATAATTTGTAAGCGGCGGCCGGTCTAATACGTCTTTACCGCAAGACAGCAGCAATGTACAAGCTAATAAGCTATATAGATATTTTGAAAAGTTCATTATTCTTGTTTTTTAAAAATTTAATTGTGCACCAAATGAAACGCTCTTGAATGCGGGTACGCCAGTACCAGTGCGGCTAGAATTGTAATTCGATGTATTCCACATAGAATAGCCATTGATGCTTTCTGGATCAATCGGTAAATCTCCTAAATGATCCCAGGTTATAAAGTTTTCAAGGCCTACATATACTCTCAACGTATTCATTTTTACTTTGCTCATTACAGATTTAGGAAGTGTATAACCTACTGTAACATTTTTCAAGCGGAGATAGGCCATATTTAACAAATAACGGTCTTGCACCTGCATGTTGTTGGTTGAGTTGCTAGCAGCATTGTTATAAGCTGCAGGATAGAAGGCATTAGTGTTTTGAGGAGTCCAATAATTGCCAGCAATTGCTTCTGGCATGGCGCCATCGGCAGAATTATATCCTGGAATTGCAAGGAATCCATCTCCCCAAATTTGGCGACTTCCAACACCTTGGAAGAAGGCTCCGAAATCAAATCCTTTATAGTCTGCTCCTAATCTGAATCCATATTCGTAACGAGGAGTAGAGTTTCCAATTACCTCAAGGTCACCATGATTTGCTAAGGTTCCACTACCATTACTAATTTCACCATCACCATTCAAGTCTCTGAACTTAACATCACCAGGGCCAAAATAGAAGTTTGAGGAATTTTGTAAGAATGGTTGGTATACTGGTTTTTTACCATCAACACCTGGTTTCAATTTGTAGGCTTTCTTACCACCATTCAGAGCACTTTCAGCTGCAGTAAGTGTAA
This genomic interval from Flavisolibacter tropicus contains the following:
- a CDS encoding RagB/SusD family nutrient uptake outer membrane protein; amino-acid sequence: MNFSKYLYSLLACTLLLSCGKDVLDRPPLTNYLDDQYWRNEDDVRMYANSYYPYYFSGYNTGFGVDYSPVRGYTFSDDLTGKNAQTSFESSIPASRGSSSETAAWMSSYAGPTWNFAWVRKSNILLDRLDNVVKPKLSDEAYKHWTAVGRFFRGFEYSRLVSVFGDVPYFDKLVDYSDLQTLYKDRDNRGVVMDKVYDDFKYALANMRDNDGTQYMNKYIAAAFISRFMLFEGTFQHYHGLDAARAKKYLEFAVEASEIVMNSNKYNFSKDFKSIFSSDDLAGHPEVILYRKYDAALNITHAIGSYSNGTEVVGVDPNLVLIKSFIANDGNVWQNSTVTNAKSFAIADLVKTRDPRFEASFIDKPLAASATLLYGYKFASREAITYINKTYPPAWGSNTNTSDAPIIRLAEVVLNWIEAKAVLAQYFGSAAVSQTDLNKSINAIRNRPLDGDAISKGVQKTAPLQLAAIPNDPARDADVPALIWEIRRERRMEFVFEHTRLLDLKRWKKLSYMNFSSNPDYLLGPWVNVQAEIPSYLTTANKGKIRVKKDDGTIVTWDGTNASAMVGFWMVESAANRNAFTDRVYLSPVGQSQIVQYKEKGFNLTQTTGW
- a CDS encoding SusC/RagA family TonB-linked outer membrane protein, encoding MDVLNRLLMAALCLFVASSGFAQQQQISGTVISDDDNTPLLGVTVTNTSLSKRTQTNSAGYYSIQAEKGQTLTFTFVGFVTKSVVVQDNQMINIRLVSSENELQNVVVTGYGQKKNKRELSYQVTSVKGEDIAQTKRDNFLNSLAGRVPGLTVTSTSGLPGASTQIMLRAGTSIGGNNQPLFVVDGMPQSNGSVDQNDIPGASSTALSGTGNLALANRNSDYTNRIADINPDDIESVTILKGPEATALYGSDGASGAIVITTKKGRSGKAKITYSNSFSYSEVYRFPKVQQVYSRGTNGAYDPAAYGTYGYSYFGPKYDEGTQFYDNIKNFFQTAFSQTHNFSLEAGSNDLNYRFSAGYSDYGGVVPNTNLTRFNFRFSSFAQLSKNIKLNTTWAYTTSDNDKASKGAGSFYTNLMTYPTDVDARDYMNADGTRKIIRNVAPSLELNNPFWDVNKNKSNDKNNNLTGNVNVTGTITKGLTATGIVGVNHFATLGTLVYHPYSREAYSLGGYMSTYEQVFNSLNGTARLNYSKTINKKFSNDFYLGSFIEENNSVFNAQRGEKFYEADFVSINNTDPTSRTASLSQYKVRKSRLYGGYTFGFNNLVYISATGTREGVSTLTSKFYDKQPFFNYGSISGSFILSDLGFMKATKNWLSYAKLRASYASTGKGPIYPYIIDNSFGSVASTGGGFALGVTAGNPNLRPEFSKNKEFGGEFKFLNNRIGLDVAYFDNRVKDNIIPNRISYATGAILRWVNGGELSAKGWEVQLTGNPIRTKKASWDITVNFDKAKSVIEKLPGDLPFYYDSDTWVFGSVRSQVGVGQSLGTLAGFTFEKNNKGDLLISPTTGLPLQSLTDYVPLGDRQPDFKVGIINSFTYGDFSLSFNLDIRKGGDVFNANEMMMTINGTSLRTLDREQPRVITGILKDGFENTDHPSVNTIAINPYFRNNYYNGSFAEADYIENVNWIRMRDITLGYQLPNKLLKRQKVFQSASIYATATDVFLITNYSGMDPNVNVLNSSNAKGYGGAGIDYGAIPTPRTINFGAKFTF